A genomic window from Zalophus californianus isolate mZalCal1 chromosome 13, mZalCal1.pri.v2, whole genome shotgun sequence includes:
- the CLIC3 gene encoding chloride intracellular channel protein 3 isoform X1 — protein sequence MAETAKLQLFVKTGGGPSELSPRVWGCRLPSLAPGPSPTLLENKPLGGEVPIRQPAAKAQVELEASEDGESVGHCPSCQRLFMLLLLKGVPFTLTTVDTRRSLDVLKDFAPGSQLPILLYDGDAKTDTLQIEEFLEETLGPPEFPSLAPRYRESSTAGNDVFHRFSTFIKNPVPTQDDALYQLLLRALTRLDSYLRTPLEHERAQEPQLRESRRRFLDGDQLTLADCSLLPKLHIVDTVCTHFRQAPIPAELRAVRRYLDSALQVKEFKYTCPYSAEILAAYRTAVRPR from the exons ATGGCGGAGACTGCCAAGCTCCAGCTGTTTGTCAAG actggaggaGGGCCCAGTGAGCTGTCCCCAAGGGTGTGGGGGTGCCGACTCCCATCCTTGGCTCCGGGACCCAGCCCAACCCTCCTGGAGAACAAGCCCCTCGGTGGGGAGGTGCCAATCAGGCAGCCGGCAGCCAAGGCCCAAGTGGAGCTTGAG GCGAGCGAGGATGGCGAGAGCGTGGGACACTGCCCTTCTTGTCAGCGGCTCTTCATGCTCCTGCTCCTCAAGGGTGTGCCCTTCACCCTTACCACAGTGGACACTCGCAG GTCCCTGGATGTGCTTAAGGACTTTGCTCCTGGCTCACAGCTGCCCATCCTTCTCTACGATGGTGACGCCAAAACGGACACACTGCAGATCGAGGAGTTTCTGGAGGAGACACTGGGGCCCCCTGA ATTCCCCAGCCTGGCGCCCCGCTACAGGGAGTCCAGCACAGCGGGCAACGACGTCTTTCACAGGTTCTCCACCTTCATCAAGAACCCGGTGCCCACGCAGGACGATG CCCTGTACCAGCTGCTGCTGCGCGCCCTCACCAGACTGGACAGCTACCTGCGCACGCCCCTGGAGCACGAGCGGGCGCAGGAACCGCAGCTTCGTGAGTCGCGCCGCCGCTTCCTGGACGGCGACCAGCTCACGCTGGCTGACTGCAGCCTGCTGCCCAAGCTGCACATTGTGGAC ACGGTGTGCACACACTTCCGCCAAGCGCCCATACCGGCCGAGCTGCGCGCCGTCCGCCGCTACCTGGACAGTGCGTTGCAGGTGAAGGAGTTCAAGTACACGTGTCCATACAGTGCTGAGATCCTAGCGGCCTACCGGACTGCCGTGCGCCCCCgctag
- the CLIC3 gene encoding chloride intracellular channel protein 3 isoform X3 yields MAETAKLQLFVKASEDGESVGHCPSCQRLFMLLLLKGVPFTLTTVDTRRSLDVLKDFAPGSQLPILLYDGDAKTDTLQIEEFLEETLGPPEFPSLAPRYRESSTAGNDVFHRFSTFIKNPVPTQDDALYQLLLRALTRLDSYLRTPLEHERAQEPQLRESRRRFLDGDQLTLADCSLLPKLHIVDTVCTHFRQAPIPAELRAVRRYLDSALQVKEFKYTCPYSAEILAAYRTAVRPR; encoded by the exons ATGGCGGAGACTGCCAAGCTCCAGCTGTTTGTCAAG GCGAGCGAGGATGGCGAGAGCGTGGGACACTGCCCTTCTTGTCAGCGGCTCTTCATGCTCCTGCTCCTCAAGGGTGTGCCCTTCACCCTTACCACAGTGGACACTCGCAG GTCCCTGGATGTGCTTAAGGACTTTGCTCCTGGCTCACAGCTGCCCATCCTTCTCTACGATGGTGACGCCAAAACGGACACACTGCAGATCGAGGAGTTTCTGGAGGAGACACTGGGGCCCCCTGA ATTCCCCAGCCTGGCGCCCCGCTACAGGGAGTCCAGCACAGCGGGCAACGACGTCTTTCACAGGTTCTCCACCTTCATCAAGAACCCGGTGCCCACGCAGGACGATG CCCTGTACCAGCTGCTGCTGCGCGCCCTCACCAGACTGGACAGCTACCTGCGCACGCCCCTGGAGCACGAGCGGGCGCAGGAACCGCAGCTTCGTGAGTCGCGCCGCCGCTTCCTGGACGGCGACCAGCTCACGCTGGCTGACTGCAGCCTGCTGCCCAAGCTGCACATTGTGGAC ACGGTGTGCACACACTTCCGCCAAGCGCCCATACCGGCCGAGCTGCGCGCCGTCCGCCGCTACCTGGACAGTGCGTTGCAGGTGAAGGAGTTCAAGTACACGTGTCCATACAGTGCTGAGATCCTAGCGGCCTACCGGACTGCCGTGCGCCCCCgctag
- the CLIC3 gene encoding chloride intracellular channel protein 3 isoform X2 — MAETAKLQLFVKTGGGPSELSPRVWGCRLPSLAPGPSPTLLENKPLGGEVPIRQPAAKAQVELEASEDGESVGHCPSCQRLFMLLLLKGVPFTLTTVDTRRSLDVLKDFAPGSQLPILLYDGDAKTDTLQIEEFLEETLGPPEFPSLAPRYRESSTAGNDVFHRFSTFIKNPVPTQDDDWTATCARPWSTSGRRNRSFVSRAAASWTATSSRWLTAACCPSCTLWTRCAHTSAKRPYRPSCAPSAATWTVRCR; from the exons ATGGCGGAGACTGCCAAGCTCCAGCTGTTTGTCAAG actggaggaGGGCCCAGTGAGCTGTCCCCAAGGGTGTGGGGGTGCCGACTCCCATCCTTGGCTCCGGGACCCAGCCCAACCCTCCTGGAGAACAAGCCCCTCGGTGGGGAGGTGCCAATCAGGCAGCCGGCAGCCAAGGCCCAAGTGGAGCTTGAG GCGAGCGAGGATGGCGAGAGCGTGGGACACTGCCCTTCTTGTCAGCGGCTCTTCATGCTCCTGCTCCTCAAGGGTGTGCCCTTCACCCTTACCACAGTGGACACTCGCAG GTCCCTGGATGTGCTTAAGGACTTTGCTCCTGGCTCACAGCTGCCCATCCTTCTCTACGATGGTGACGCCAAAACGGACACACTGCAGATCGAGGAGTTTCTGGAGGAGACACTGGGGCCCCCTGA ATTCCCCAGCCTGGCGCCCCGCTACAGGGAGTCCAGCACAGCGGGCAACGACGTCTTTCACAGGTTCTCCACCTTCATCAAGAACCCGGTGCCCACGCAGGACGATG ACTGGACAGCTACCTGCGCACGCCCCTGGAGCACGAGCGGGCGCAGGAACCGCAGCTTCGTGAGTCGCGCCGCCGCTTCCTGGACGGCGACCAGCTCACGCTGGCTGACTGCAGCCTGCTGCCCAAGCTGCACATTGTGGAC ACGGTGTGCACACACTTCCGCCAAGCGCCCATACCGGCCGAGCTGCGCGCCGTCCGCCGCTACCTGGACAGTGCGTTGCAGGTGA
- the PAXX gene encoding protein PAXX isoform X1 — protein MVPPPPLSPPLCTLPPGPGPPRFVCFCEGEGSEDGGPGDFNLYVTDAAELWSTCFTADSLAALKARFGLSAAEEITPRFRAACEQRAVTFTLQEDRASLTLSGGTSALHFDLSKVPGPEAAPRLQALTLSLAYQVCTLKSQLAAVEVTAASPRKSPCLVGPQLFLPDPDPQRGGPGLGVRRRCPGESLINPGFKSKKPASGVDFESP, from the exons AtggtgccgccgccgccgctgtcgCCGCCTCTTTGCACGCTGCCACCGGGCCCCGGGCCCCCGCGCTTCGTCTGCTTTTGCGAGGGGGAGGGAAGCGAGGACGGGGGCCCTGGCGACTTCAACCTCTA TGTGACCGACGCCGCGGAGCTTTGGAGCACCTGCTTCACGGCGGACAGCCTGGCGGCCCTC AAAGCCCGTTTTGGCCTGAGTGCGGCTGAGGAGATCACCCCCCGGTTCAG GGCAGCCTGCGAGCAGCGAGCTGTGACTTTCACCCTGCAGGAGGACAGAGCATCCCTAACCCTTTCAGGGGGGACCTCAGCACTGCATTTTGACCTCTCCAAGGTGCCAGGCCCAGAGGCAGCCCCCAGGTTGCAGGCGCTGACACTGAGCCTGGCCTACCAAGTGTGCACCTTGAAGAGCCAgctggcag CTGTGGAGGTGACAGCTGCCAGCCCCAGAAAGAGCCCTTGTCTGGTGGGGCCTCAGCTCTTCTTACCAG ACCCGGATCCTCAGAGAGGCGGCCCTGGACTCGGGGTCAGGAGGCGGTGTCCAGGAGAGTCCCTCATCAACCCTGGCTTCAAGAG tAAGAAGCCAGCCAGTGGTGTAGACTTTGAGAGCCCCTGA
- the PAXX gene encoding protein PAXX isoform X2, which produces MVPPPPLSPPLCTLPPGPGPPRFVCFCEGEGSEDGGPGDFNLYVTDAAELWSTCFTADSLAALKARFGLSAAEEITPRFRAACEQRAVTFTLQEDRASLTLSGGTSALHFDLSKVPGPEAAPRLQALTLSLAYQVCTLKSQLAAVEVTAASPRKSPCLVGPQLFLPDPDPQRGGPGLGVRRRCPGESLINPGFKRSQPVV; this is translated from the exons AtggtgccgccgccgccgctgtcgCCGCCTCTTTGCACGCTGCCACCGGGCCCCGGGCCCCCGCGCTTCGTCTGCTTTTGCGAGGGGGAGGGAAGCGAGGACGGGGGCCCTGGCGACTTCAACCTCTA TGTGACCGACGCCGCGGAGCTTTGGAGCACCTGCTTCACGGCGGACAGCCTGGCGGCCCTC AAAGCCCGTTTTGGCCTGAGTGCGGCTGAGGAGATCACCCCCCGGTTCAG GGCAGCCTGCGAGCAGCGAGCTGTGACTTTCACCCTGCAGGAGGACAGAGCATCCCTAACCCTTTCAGGGGGGACCTCAGCACTGCATTTTGACCTCTCCAAGGTGCCAGGCCCAGAGGCAGCCCCCAGGTTGCAGGCGCTGACACTGAGCCTGGCCTACCAAGTGTGCACCTTGAAGAGCCAgctggcag CTGTGGAGGTGACAGCTGCCAGCCCCAGAAAGAGCCCTTGTCTGGTGGGGCCTCAGCTCTTCTTACCAG ACCCGGATCCTCAGAGAGGCGGCCCTGGACTCGGGGTCAGGAGGCGGTGTCCAGGAGAGTCCCTCATCAACCCTGGCTTCAAGAG AAGCCAGCCAGTGGTGTAG